A single window of Calderihabitans maritimus DNA harbors:
- the rpsC gene encoding 30S ribosomal protein S3, translated as MGQKVHPKGLRIGIIKSWDAKWYAGKKDYEKLLHEDLKIRRYIKEKLYNAGISTVEIERAANRVKITIHTAKPGIVIGRGGAEVEALRQELEKMTGRQININIVEIKKPELDAQLVAENIAAQLEKRISFRRAMKQAVSRAMRMGAEGIKVACSGRLGGAEMARTEWYSEGKVPLHTLRADIDYGFAEASTTYGKIGVKVWIYKGEVLPEAPADVEEGGK; from the coding sequence GTGGGGCAAAAGGTTCATCCCAAAGGCTTGCGGATCGGTATTATTAAGAGCTGGGATGCTAAATGGTATGCCGGTAAGAAGGACTATGAAAAGTTACTGCATGAAGATCTAAAAATTCGGCGTTATATTAAAGAAAAATTATACAATGCGGGAATTTCGACTGTGGAAATTGAGCGAGCAGCCAATCGGGTTAAGATTACCATTCATACGGCGAAACCAGGTATCGTTATCGGGCGGGGAGGGGCTGAAGTAGAAGCCCTGCGCCAGGAATTAGAAAAGATGACTGGCCGCCAAATTAACATCAATATCGTCGAGATTAAAAAGCCTGAATTGGATGCTCAGTTAGTAGCGGAAAATATTGCTGCTCAGCTCGAGAAGAGGATTTCGTTCCGGCGGGCCATGAAACAAGCAGTATCCAGAGCTATGCGAATGGGGGCGGAAGGTATTAAAGTTGCCTGTTCGGGACGGCTAGGTGGAGCTGAAATGGCCCGTACCGAATGGTATAGTGAAGGCAAGGTCCCGCTTCATACTTTGAGGGCGGATATTGATTACGGTTTTGCGGAAGCCAGCACTACCTACGGCAAAATCGGCGTTAAAGTGTGGATTTATAAGGGTGAAGTTTTACCTGAAGCGCCGGCTGACGTGGAGGAAGGGGGTAAATAA
- the rplV gene encoding 50S ribosomal protein L22, which produces MEARAVARYIRISPRKVRQVVDLIRGKDVGEALAILRYTPKRAAKPVEKVLRSAIANAEHNYDMNPDNLYVFRIYVDQGPTLKRYKPRAYGRADLIRKRTSHITVVVKEREED; this is translated from the coding sequence ATGGAAGCCAGAGCGGTAGCGAGATATATTCGTATTTCCCCGCGAAAGGTCCGGCAGGTTGTAGACTTAATTCGAGGAAAAGATGTGGGGGAAGCACTGGCTATTTTACGGTACACTCCTAAAAGGGCAGCAAAGCCGGTAGAAAAAGTTTTGCGTTCTGCTATTGCCAACGCTGAACACAATTATGATATGAATCCCGACAATCTGTATGTCTTCAGAATTTATGTAGACCAGGGTCCGACCCTCAAGAGATACAAGCCAAGGGCCTACGGAAGAGCGGATCTTATTCGGAAGCGGACTAGCCATATTACCGTAGTGGTAAAGGAAAGAGAGGAGGATTAA
- the rpsS gene encoding 30S ribosomal protein S19, with translation MGRSLKKGPYCDPKLLKKIQEMNEKGEKRVIKTWSRRSTILPEMVGHTIAIHDGRKHVPVYITEDMVGHKLGEFAPTRVFKGHGAHTERSTALK, from the coding sequence ATGGGCAGATCTCTCAAGAAAGGACCTTACTGTGATCCCAAACTACTCAAGAAGATTCAAGAAATGAATGAAAAAGGTGAGAAGCGGGTCATAAAAACCTGGTCTCGCAGATCAACGATTCTGCCGGAAATGGTAGGCCATACTATCGCTATTCATGATGGACGTAAACATGTTCCGGTCTATATTACAGAAGATATGGTGGGGCACAAGTTGGGAGAATTTGCTCCTACTAGAGTTTTTAAAGGACATGGGGCTCATACCGAGCGCTCAACAGCTTTGAAATAG
- the rplB gene encoding 50S ribosomal protein L2, translating to MGIKKFKPTSPGRRQMTVSTFEEITATEPEKSLVAPLKKTGGRNAQGRITVRHRGGGHKRLYRIIDFKRDKDGVPGKVATIEYDPNRSARIALINYVDGEKRYILAPDGLQPGDVIVSGPEADIKTGNALPLRNIPVGTIIHNIELKPGKGAQLVRSAGAAAQLIAKEGNYGHVRLPSGEVRLIHLDCKATIGQVGNIDHENITIGKAGRARWLGIRPSVRGVAMNPVDHPHGGGEGRSPVGRHPVTPWGKPALGVKTRKKNKPSDKLIVRRRNQ from the coding sequence ATGGGTATTAAAAAATTCAAGCCTACTTCACCGGGTAGACGCCAGATGACAGTTTCTACCTTTGAGGAGATAACGGCCACAGAGCCGGAAAAATCCCTAGTAGCACCTCTAAAGAAGACTGGTGGAAGGAATGCTCAGGGTCGCATAACCGTGCGACATCGTGGCGGCGGTCATAAGAGATTATATCGTATAATCGATTTTAAACGCGATAAGGATGGGGTTCCAGGGAAAGTAGCAACCATCGAGTATGATCCCAACCGTTCCGCCCGCATAGCCCTGATTAATTATGTGGATGGGGAAAAAAGATATATTCTTGCACCTGATGGGCTCCAACCCGGCGATGTAATTGTTTCGGGACCAGAAGCAGATATTAAGACGGGAAATGCGTTGCCCTTGAGAAATATTCCTGTAGGAACTATCATTCATAATATTGAATTGAAGCCCGGCAAAGGCGCACAATTAGTTCGTTCTGCCGGTGCGGCTGCACAGTTAATAGCGAAAGAAGGTAATTATGGGCATGTGCGATTGCCTTCGGGAGAAGTGAGGTTAATTCACCTGGACTGTAAAGCTACTATCGGGCAAGTGGGTAATATAGATCATGAAAATATTACCATAGGGAAGGCCGGTAGGGCCCGGTGGTTAGGAATAAGGCCTTCAGTACGCGGTGTGGCTATGAACCCGGTGGACCATCCTCATGGTGGCGGTGAAGGTCGTTCGCCGGTAGGTCGTCATCCGGTAACGCCATGGGGTAAGCCGGCTCTAGGAGTTAAGACCCGTAAGAAAAACAAACCGTCGGATAAGCTAATTGTTAGACGTAGAAATCAATAG
- the rplW gene encoding 50S ribosomal protein L23, which translates to MRSPHEVLIKPVITEKSMALKEDNKYTFIVDKNANKIEIKKAVEELFNVKVLKVNTMNLKGKKKRMGRFEGKTPDRKKAIVTLKPGDKIDLFEEL; encoded by the coding sequence ATGCGGAGCCCTCATGAAGTTCTGATTAAGCCGGTAATTACCGAAAAATCGATGGCTTTAAAAGAAGATAACAAATACACGTTTATAGTTGACAAGAATGCCAATAAGATAGAAATAAAAAAAGCGGTCGAAGAATTGTTCAACGTTAAGGTTCTTAAGGTTAATACTATGAATTTAAAAGGCAAGAAAAAACGGATGGGGCGTTTTGAGGGCAAAACTCCCGATCGGAAGAAAGCCATAGTTACTTTAAAACCGGGTGATAAAATCGATTTGTTTGAAGAGCTGTAA